The Clavelina lepadiformis chromosome 3, kaClaLepa1.1, whole genome shotgun sequence region GCAAGATAGAAAATGTCCATATGTTCATTTCGAACAATGGTGACCTCTTATGGTTTTTACCATGAAGCATTTCTCATCACGATAAGTTTATGATGAAGCTTCGTGTACAATCATGTAACAAATTCATAAGCCAGTAGTGTGACACACAATATGGTTAGGAAGCTACCACCATAAATTTCTTACCACGATGGTTAAGGATTCATTGCTTTAGACAACTGGGGAAATCAAAACAACACGacaacaactttaaaatcaaGCTAATAACGCCACAAGAGAAAGAGAACTTGTTGGAAATGAAAGTCAGCATCAATGAGCCGTACAACAGCAAAACAATTCAACTGATACCCGAAGAACTTAACAAAGTTACAATATCTTATAAAAGCCTCTTTTCTACATCTAATGAAAAGGTTACAAAACTAAGATCTACTACTATTTATACCTGGTTTTGTATTAATTCTGTGTAGTTTTAAAGCTCTTGTAACGCCAGAAAAAAGCTTTTCACGAGTAGCTCGCTTTTCAGAATGAAGCTCTTTtgatttcttttcaaacaTATTACGGATTGTCCCAACACGCTGAATAGAGTCACTATTAATAAAGGAGGATATGCGATCCAGATTTTCATCTTTTTCCTTGAGTTTATCGCTTAAACTCAAACTAAATGTGGCAGTTGGCTCGGTCATGAGATTGGTCAGTGGAACAGATATTTCTTGGGCaggtttcttttttcttcgGCGCTTTCCTTTACTTGGCATAGTTGAACTTGAGTAAAATTCACCTTTCTCAAATGCTGGTTTGCGATCTAGCAAAGGAGTGTTAAGGGATGCCAGAGTTTGACAACTTGACCGAGTGGAACTTGTGAATGTACTTGATGCCAAAGAAAACCGAGACAGGCTTGTCGACATGAATGCATCAGCCCAAGATTTTATGGTGCTGTTGTTAGAGTTGACGTTAACTACATTGCTGTTCCAGTTACCACCATCACTTTTAGgactaaaacttttgttggTTCTACCCAACTTGGTAATGGGGGATCCTTTTTTGTCTGGAGACTTTTTCCCACGATGAAAGGGAGAGGTTAATTTCTTCCGACTAAAGGAGGAAAAGAAACCATCTATGTCTAAATCTAATTTTGACATGTTTtctgtcaaaatattttcctggTTCAGTTCTTCACATTCAGCTGACTTTGTTTGCATTGATTTCACGGGTTTCACAACCTTTTTCCGTGGCAAAGATTTATCTTTGTAAAATGTATCATAGCTAACATAATCATCTTCAGAATCATCGTCCATCGTGCTAAAGCCATTTTGCACTGTTGCATCATCCGCTACCCTTCCCTCAGCTATAGCTCTTGCAAAAGACAATGATGAACGTTTTGGAAATTCTGAAGGTTTCAACTGCTGTCCACTGTTGGGTACATTCAAGTATACAGTGTTTGGTTCAGCAGATCCGGTTATTACAATGGCAGGTAAATTGTGTGGTGAGAATTTTGAATTGCAACTGGTTGACTTGTTATCGGAAAAACCATTTGGCTTGGAAAATGGATGTCGTTTCCCCTTGTCTACTTCTGTTGGGCTAGGCAGGGAAGAGTAAGAATGATCataaaaacatgattttgAATCCACTTTCAGGTTACAGTTTTGCGatattttgcttattttagAAGATAgattttgattgttttcatCACTTTTGAAGTGTCTAGCACCATTAGTCATCACAGGACTATCTTCTTTGCCATAATAAGAATAACTGTTGCATGAAATTGTTTCGTCATTCATCAGGGTACAATCTATTTCTTCATCAACTGGAAAATTAACATCCCTTCCAAGGTCATCAACTGAGGTAGAAGAAAGGAAAGGAGGGGACGTTGGAAACCTTTCGTGATCACAGGAGCTTGCAATATTGAAAGATTCATTCATACGTGGAGGAGGAAGAGGAAAAACATCATCAATGGGAGGGGAGGTGTGAGTGATAATTGCCATATAGTCCTTGTTGTATTCACAAGTACAATTATCTCCCAAACTTGATGTGCGATGTGAGCTTCTCTTTAAAGTATACGGAGAAGACAATGGACTTAGAGCAGCTTTCTTGGCACGTCTGCGGAGTATTTTTGACAGTCGTGCTGGACTGGCCACTGTATGGTATTGTCGATATGATGACATGTGTGATGCCTGAAAAACTTCCAATGCTTTATGATGAAAGTTGAGCATGGTATTGGAAAGAGACAAATTACGTTTTCGTATCATCTTGTTGTCCCGCAAGTTGGTGCCGCTCAAGTCCTGTTGGGAAAGTGTATCTAGGGGTTTGACCTCAGGATAAGAACCTGAACCAGTGGCGCTGCTGACTTCATCGCATTCGTGTGAGATAGGGGGTAATTTTCTCTTCTCCAGTACGGCCAGTCTCATTCCAAAGCTTGTTCGAGGAAGCTTTTCACTTTCAGCCTTAGATTTGAGGTATTTTTCATAACCTGACCAAACAATTCTTTCAGGAGATTTTTTGGATACATTCTCAGTCACAGCATCAACATCACTGTCATTTTTTGAGTCATCTTCACAATCGTGAAAGTTGGACACCATGGTGTTATCACTGAAATTAGTAGTAGAGCCACAACTAATCATGGCATCTATGTCAGTTATACTATCCGGTTCCATGCTGTGACGACAGCTTCTTCTGAAGGAGTTTCGAAGGGGGGACCAATTTGGACTTTTGGTCGAGGATTTTGAGCTTTTCCTGCGAAGCAAAGAACGGTAATCCAAACTTAGAGTGTTTTGATCTCCACGAAACTGCCAGCTTGGTGTCGACCTGATCGGCTCACGCTCCCATGCTGGTATGTCATCACTTGCTCTAGAGGAATCGGCATCATTTGTTTCTTCATTAATGTTTGTGACATCAGATGACCTGCGTCTCTCCGGAGAATATGAAGGGATTTTAGGATCCCAGAAGTCATATATGCTCTCCCTTTCGAAGATGCTTCGACCACGAAGAGGAAGAGTATTGGATGAGAGGTTTTCGCAACTTCTTCCCGTACGTGCTTTTTCGGCAGACTTACGATAGGCTTCCATTGCTCTTTTATAATGCTTCCATTGCCTAACAGCTTTCTGGGGTGTGGCACTATCTTCATCTGTGTCTGTCTTCAAACTTCTTCTGCTCAATATTGAAGAACATCGTGAAAGTGGTGAATCTAAAAAGCCACTGTAGCTCTGGCTCCGATTTCTGGCTATATCGAATCGGTCAGACTCAgcgttttcaatttctttattCACTTTCGCAGGAATTGATGGTAAAGAAGGTGATATAGGTAAAATATCATCGCTGAGTGATGTTTCTTTGATATCAGCTACCATTGAGTAGCTATTTTCATAAGACACATCATCCAAACATGTTTCATTCATATCATGCAAGTTGCAGACAGTTTCAACTTTAACTTCTTTCTGTCCAAATAAAGGGATTAGCTTTTGAGCTCCATATACAGCGGTACGCCTTTTAACCGCAAAAGCCAATGGTAGTCGTCCAACCCAATGCCTAGTGGTGTTCTTTTTAGATTTCGGAGCACAGTGTGAAAACTTGGTGGGagattttaaatgcaaattgcTGGCTGTTTTGACTGCTTCAGGTCTAGGCTTCTGGCCTACAGAAACAAGTGAAGAGGGATGGCAAAGTTTAACCTGGGCTTCAACAACACTTGGCCAATTTGGCGCATTGATCAGGGAATGCACGTTTGTTGAGCTTGGCTTTGATGCCAAACCATCCTCTATATCTGAAAGGCTGTAATCGGTGCCAAAACGATCTTCATTTCCAGAAGATATCGAAATAGAGTCGTCATCGTTGGCAGAATCATTAAGATGCAACGTGTGCATGTCGAATGCGTGAAAGTTCGTTGCTACTGACGCAGCCATCAGGGATTGATTGATTGCAATTGGCGATTAGGAGTTGGCAGAGTTACAAAACGTTCCACAGCTCACGTTAAAAAGACCTTAGTGAAcagttaattaaaacaattccgTTGAAGTTTCTGGAATAGGCAGCTTTGACTGTTACGCAATCATCAATCGACATGAAATGCTATTTGCTAATAAACAACTTACATTATTTTGTTGACATGTACAAAACTAATCAACTTCGACAAACGTATTGAATGCTAACgactgcaataaaaacaaaacaaataccACATTCATCTCACATACgtcatttaaaatgttactgACGTTGGCGTCAATTAGGCATGCGCTTTCAACAAGAAACGTGATTCAATAACTTGCAAGAAATACTAGGTATTTAAGGACGACTTGTTCATTTCGTCAGGAAAAAAACAGCTTTAAATTACTATGGCTTATTTCGTACCGCTTGTTACGTCTTGCACTGACTCAACCTGTCAACTGGACCACCTGACAAGCTGGACTTCTGCTCTTAACACGTTCACTTCCGGTGTAAAAATTGTCTTCCTTTTACAACGGAACATTGGAACACGATAATAGTAATTGTCATGCCCCACGTATTAGCACCAACAAACTAACGTTCACCTCGTGGCTTTCACTCagaagttttacaaaatactgACCGACCTAAAAAAAGAAACGAAACGTCGTCCTGCAACGAACTTATTCCAGACATTTTAATGACGTATCCGTACGTTAAGCTGTCCATCATAGCGCAGCTTTCTCATAGAAAATTTCACCCGTCGCGGCGTATGCAAGCCTTAAAATAGACAAGACAAACGAAGAAAAGCGTCAGGAATGAATAGGACACGGCTGTTTCAAACACACTTCCTGTATTAAGAATCAAATACTTCATTTAAAATCGCTGAAGCAACCACGTTCGAGCAAGTCTTTGTCCTATCACTGCCAAGTATTTTAAACATACACTTTGGATGTCACTTCTGGGTCATGGGACAGCCGTTGATTGGCAGTTTATAAATATCTGGATACTTCTGCGAAAGTTTGCGTTTGTGACTCGAATATACTTGCCAAATTAGGTGTCGCTTCGCATTGCATGGACTTTGTGTAAACAAAAACACCTTTCGCTCCCGCCAGCAATAACGTAACTCTGCAAACTAGAATTTCTTACGAGCAGAACTATTCTTGGTTGacataatttcttttctacTTTGCATGAACTTTCGGCTCCTGCAAACCTATTGCTTATCTAACAAGCGTGCGATCTTTATAACAGCTTTGACGataattgtaaaacaatgCTACGACGGCAGACTAAAATCGTAGATACTAAGCAACAAccataaaataacaacaagtGCATATGGAAAACGAAACGTAGTTAACACAAAAGTAAATTCTTGCGCCTCAAAACTCAAGTATCTGTAAGTCGTTttcatttcttaaaaaataatGGCGTTTAGGGTCATCGGCGTTAATaagaaatgatttattttacgaaaaaattaaaacatgggACATTTGGTGGATAGCGTCGTGCACTCATTACGTAGTGAATTACGTCAGAAATTTCTTGGTCAGCCATAACAACGAAAACTGTCCGAGGAAAAGTGAAAAAGTATTAATGCATATCCTAACgtactatttttatttaactacGTAAAAAACTATAACTCTTCCTGTGTGTCAGAACCTTGCGATAAGATACACAAAAAACTATTTGTTGTGAGACTTTGAATGGACACAAAACACCGACGTTTCCTTCTTTGTAAAGACGTGGCAATAAGTAGGTATACTGTAGAGTCCATTCTCTATCTATCTGCACGAAAGTGAAACCTAATATGTAACTGCAGCAAATGATTACAAACGTAACTTGCACGATGTTGACCGGTTGTAATAGCATTCAACTGGAAGCATGATAATTTAGGGTTCTGCATTAAGTTGGATTATTTTTCTTaatagaaaaattaaattttttcttgctGTGCACGTGACTTAGCATGCACATGCCTGGAAACGGACAAAGAACACGTTTTTTCGTGACTTGAGATTATCCAAGTcgatatcacaaaaattcgTAACGATGTCAATTCCATGAATTTGCATCACGCATttaaaacagataaaatacATCTCATTACATCACATCACAATGACCACTAAATGTTGGTGGTGTATTGGTGGatgaaatatatacaatattcatttttttgtgaagCAAAAAATTCGTCTAGCACACCGAACAACATCATACATTTTCGAATAACTTTAAGCctattattgttttgaaaagaagTCACCGTTTGATGTTTTCCAACAGATGCACAAAAACCTACACGCAGCGATTCATGCAATAGATGTTTTAGCCGCTGTGTGAGCAAAATCGAAATTCCAAGATGCTTTGATTTTATCGGTAAACATTTTGACCATTCGGTTGCTGCATACATTGTCAGAAATTGTCGTCTACTCGACTCGCATGCACTTGTTACGATAAGCAAAATGGATTCAGAGAAAGTTGTTTGACGCAAGTCCATTTGCTAATTGAAACGTGACGTGCTTAGAACTatcttttcaaagaaaatcttAACCCTGTTCAAAAACTGATTGTTACATTTATAAAACATGTCTGGTGCGATGGTTAATATACATGGCTACACGCACTGCTGTTCAAATAGCTATTTTCGTCACCACGGTCATATGGCTACCAAATAATAAGGATACTCATAACATCAGGGTCTACGGCTGTATTGTTGACTTAAATTCCGCATGCAGAGCGTGGCATCTCGTCACAAAACGATTGCATATATTGCTTATTATAGACATATCTTTCAGAATACTCCAGTGTGACAcgttcaaaaaataaacactttTGCAACCGCAACTAACTTGATACAGCCTTAGTATAAACTCAACGACAACAAATACCAAAGGCGGTTACCGTTTTGGCATACAACCCGTTTTTCACCCTTTTCAAGTTCTGGTCGGCTAAAACTccaaatttgttcaaaatcATTCTATTTGCAAGAGAAAGAAAACCTAGATGATATTTTTGTCCGGGTTGATCTCTTTCGCAAAAGCACAATGTGCTCTACACCGGAAATAATTGACCAATCACAGTAGAGAGCTGACGCGTCagttgaaaaaattgaaatgtttgcCGTTGTTTTTTACCAGCAGAActagttttattttgtcatttgccccacatttaaaaaaaaatctgttatcacttgcaaataaaaattattaagtacagtatatatcGAATCTTTCTTATTAATTTCAAACTCTACTCAACAAAGTTATTAACGTAACGCCAATCACTTACAATGCAGGTTATAGACACGACCGACGGTTTTTAAGACTGTTTTGCAAGGCAATTAAATGTGCCAAATGATCACAGACATAGTTcataaaacttgtaaaaacaTATGAAAACTAATGATACAGCAATACCCACGTTGCAATgcttttaagttaagttcgcAGAATGTGTGAGAAAAAAGTTCAACAAAGTAATCACAAAAAGATGAACTATTGGTCCACGGAAGTCATTGGTGATGtcacataaaaaataaaaatgaattcgAGAAAAAACACCACACGAAGCCAGACGACGACCGGAAAAAGAAACATCATGATAGTCCATAAGTACGCGTTTTTCAAGTCGGGCGGGGGCAAAAAGCACAGTAAATCTAGGACATAGGTCATGACTTGGTCAAGCAAAGGTGGGCACGAAAACCCCAAAGCAAAATTCCTTTTACAACTAAAAGCGCTGCCTTTGACAATGACATTGTGAGCGTAACCATGGTTTCAGTAGAGTTCGTAACTTCCTGACGTATTCACGTATTGTAGCATGTTGATTCATTAATTATTGAAGGTTCTGCATCAATAAAGACGACGTAAACCAAAAGCTACGCTTATGCTTATCAGCATTCCGATAAACGACGGCCAATAACGGGGTCATGTTGACAAATTTCTCTACAATAAATGTGCATTTCTCCCCAGCAATAACAAATCATCGTAAGTTGCGATCGTCATAGAGCATCGCGACCTCTCATTTCCTCAATCACGGAGTCACATGGAAACCAGTTGATTGGAAATAAACAGTCTGGTATAGAGGTTCTCTTTTATCAAGGACATCGCAATTGACAAATCAAAAGCATGGTCTGTTAAATTTCGGCCGCCAATTGCATAAACGAACCATACACTACAAGAAAGCTCGAAAATGACTGACTGTAGACACAATGCGTTGAGaagaaaaagaacaaaaagatCTCCATAAAATGCAAGTGGCATGTCACATAACGTTGTACCTCATCCACAAGCAACAAATGGTAACTGACTGGTAATTGGCCACTTCAGACTCACAAACTGCAAGCAGTAAGATCATTTTGCCGTTTAGCGCCAACATCACCACTTCCAGCCTCAAATCATGACACATGACGtggcaaaaatacaaatttatcTACTTGCATAAAGCACTTTCCGCATAAAATgctgtttcattttaaaaaggACGCTTATAAGAGTCACGTCGAGGTTGGCAAGGAACTCAAGTAGCTAGACTGCTAGAGCTTCCGAAGCTTCCGCTTCAACTTAATTTTCGACATTTAAATAGCACAAGTGCACAACGACGAGCAACTGACTAACGGTTAGTTGGATTATGATTGAAGGCTGGTAAGTGTGAACAGTGAAATTATGTAAGTCATCAGCGTCATCTAGCGACTGGGGACAGACAACATTCGTCGATGTGACCACAGAGTTCTCAACGGATTTTAGAGTTGGAGaataacacaaaaatattggGTTCATATATAACTGCTAGTATTAAATCTTTCGATTCATTTTCATTACCTTTACTTGAGTCTGGGTGTGCAGAAGTGTATTAATCACTCACATGCAGTATGGGCAGTTGTTAAACGTTGTCAACGATTTTAAGTGCTTTTCAACATTTCTCAGCGGAATTATGCAACTTTGTTTCAAGCATAGTTTAGCCCGGCAGTAGTTTTCGAAAAGTCAAACGTTGACCAAATCGGTGTTCAAATGACATAAACATAAATGGATCAATTGGGCAAATGGTACTAAAAATGGATTGTGCACAACATCCGACTTTAAGTGCTCAACTCAAGGTTTCACTGAAAACCTTTCAACCAATATAACGCAATAATTAAACTAATATCAATGGCGTCATCAAATGAAACTGCAAGTAGAAGTTTCAACCTAAGGCACCAATTACACACGTGACCTCGACAGCgccaaattaaatttttataggAAATTCGCTGCAAATATATATTAGAGGTAACTGTGATCGAAGAAAGGGTGCATGTGGTTAATAATTAAGCGTTGCGGACCAGAAGAAATGAGCAGTAATAAACGAACTGAAGACGTGGAGTTATCGAGATCAATCTAAAACATTGCGCACTTGCTAACTCTCTGGTTATGTCAAAAATAAGAAGGCAATGTAAACGAAGATAATCAGCACAGGCATAACACTGTTTCGTATACAAACGATAAGACATGGTACTTGAAAAGTTCCTTATTTGTAAGAACTTATACTTGGAcgtaatttttaaaagaaacacTTTTAGCTTTAAAGGACCAACGTGACTGACTATTTTGATCTTCAGCAGCAAACCGTAGAAAAGCTCAAAGTTTACTACTAGATGCAGTATCAATTACTTTGCAACAGTAGAAACGGAATAATTGATTACCTTTCTACGCTTTGACACTAATCTGTGCACatggttgaaataaaaatagacAACGGACAATATTATCATACGAAGTCCCCAAGGAAATGCTTTAAAGAGTATGCTTCAGCATTAATAGGAAACTGTACACCAGAGTGTGTTCAAAATgtaataaagttaaaaattcaCCAGAAAATTCGGCCGTTTAGAGTAGTTACACTTACGAAAGGGTACAGAGACAGTAATACTTCATCGGTGGAAAATCTGCATTAGAAATACTGTTCAGGATAAGCTCACAAAAATCAATAAACCTGTTATTGGATTACCACGAATCATCACCGATGGGAATGTGCCATGAATAATCTGCCTCGATGAATATAAAATTACAGGGTAATAACTGATAACTTCAAGATGGATAAAGGGCGCCCATGTTAATAAAGCGTAGATAGCCGCGACTACGTAACAACACGtcggaaatgacgtcatgacAGAAAATGTGCACGCGCGCTGACTTGGTTTGTTTACACAGTAGAACGCTGGTATTTTCATTTATCTAGCTACAGATTAACTGACAACATTCTTAAGCGAATTCGTAAGATATATCGCATAAAACACTTAAGGTCGTATGAACGTGTCCATGAGCTGAAGGCCGCACTTTTTGACAACGATCCTCCCATGAAAATCGAACAGAATCGACTACATACCAGCGCAGTTCACCCTTCTTAGTGACCGTTTCCTGAATTAAAGGAAATAAATGTAGAAATATAGTTACATGAACACATACATGGGCTTATGGACGCGGTTCGCTGGTGGCCTGTTGTCGAAGCCGACTAAAGGAAACCTGGGACCATGTAAGAGCACAGTTGCACACCGTCCTTGTCATGGCAGAGACACCTGAGGCTTCTTTACATGGCTTATTAGCATGAATGACAATGGCACCAGCACTTCAAATATAAGAACGATCATTCCTAACGCTCATTGTTATGCTGACATTCCCTACCAATGAGTCATTCATGCAAACACAAAGTTGTTGCTCCTCATTTTAGAGCATTTGAAAAGAGTATAAAGCAGAAGGGAAGCattgaaaccaaaaaaataCAGGTGGAAAATCTAAAATAAAGGtttacagtgaaataatcaGTAGAAATGCATCAATTGCTGTGAATTCTACTGAGGTCAAGCTGAATGAGTTAGTGTAACAGAAACAGAAAGTATAGGTGGGTAAACAGCATTTGTTTTTGCACCAAACAAGAGGCAGAACTTTGTATAATAATCGGTGCCATGTGTCACTAATTTAAATTAATCCATCCCACTCATTTTGTGCAACAAGTAGTTAATAACATcagataaaaacatttcaagctgGGAGGGGAGTGAAAAATCTATGTTTATACAAATCAACAAAGTATACAGGATTGAAACAATTCATAATTTGCTAAGTGTTTATAACCAAATGTATCAATTGGCAAAACAACAGCAATATGTCTTGATTCAAAAACACACTTAGCAGAGAAGTCATGCATATTACAGAAAGCTATgttttaaagataaaatatgACAGAGTTATGGTTATGTACAAACACTGCAGAAAACCAAGTCACATTTAAACCAATATTTTACGTCAACAACTACCTGTACGTttttcttgcttttgttttatcttttccTCGACAACCTGCTTAAATTTTAAAGCTTCTTTTTCGCTTGCAAAATTCAATCCAGCCCGGCAATTCTGAAATAcacaatataattaatttagcAGATCAAGTGAATCTGTAAACACACAGTTATCCTGCAAATGAGGAGTAAATATATACCCAGGAACTGATAAAACTGACAAATCGTTCAGTTAGCATTTTGCCATTGGGCTGAGAGTAGTAAAGCACAAGCTGTTGGTTTAAAggaaaaagcaaatatttacacaacatcaacaaaatgaatttactaaaaactCCGAAT contains the following coding sequences:
- the LOC143450749 gene encoding uncharacterized protein LOC143450749 isoform X1; the protein is MAASVATNFHAFDMHTLHLNDSANDDDSISISSGNEDRFGTDYSLSDIEDGLASKPSSTNVHSLINAPNWPSVVEAQVKLCHPSSLVSVGQKPRPEAVKTASNLHLKSPTKFSHCAPKSKKNTTRHWVGRLPLAFAVKRRTAVYGAQKLIPLFGQKEVKVETVCNLHDMNETCLDDVSYENSYSMVADIKETSLSDDILPISPSLPSIPAKVNKEIENAESDRFDIARNRSQSYSGFLDSPLSRCSSILSRRSLKTDTDEDSATPQKAVRQWKHYKRAMEAYRKSAEKARTGRSCENLSSNTLPLRGRSIFERESIYDFWDPKIPSYSPERRRSSDVTNINEETNDADSSRASDDIPAWEREPIRSTPSWQFRGDQNTLSLDYRSLLRRKSSKSSTKSPNWSPLRNSFRRSCRHSMEPDSITDIDAMISCGSTTNFSDNTMVSNFHDCEDDSKNDSDVDAVTENVSKKSPERIVWSGYEKYLKSKAESEKLPRTSFGMRLAVLEKRKLPPISHECDEVSSATGSGSYPEVKPLDTLSQQDLSGTNLRDNKMIRKRNLSLSNTMLNFHHKALEVFQASHMSSYRQYHTVASPARLSKILRRRAKKAALSPLSSPYTLKRSSHRTSSLGDNCTCEYNKDYMAIITHTSPPIDDVFPLPPPRMNESFNIASSCDHERFPTSPPFLSSTSVDDLGRDVNFPVDEEIDCTLMNDETISCNSYSYYGKEDSPVMTNGARHFKSDENNQNLSSKISKISQNCNLKVDSKSCFYDHSYSSLPSPTEVDKGKRHPFSKPNGFSDNKSTSCNSKFSPHNLPAIVITGSAEPNTVYLNVPNSGQQLKPSEFPKRSSLSFARAIAEGRVADDATVQNGFSTMDDDSEDDYVSYDTFYKDKSLPRKKVVKPVKSMQTKSAECEELNQENILTENMSKLDLDIDGFFSSFSRKKLTSPFHRGKKSPDKKGSPITKLGRTNKSFSPKSDGGNWNSNVVNVNSNNSTIKSWADAFMSTSLSRFSLASSTFTSSTRSSCQTLASLNTPLLDRKPAFEKGEFYSSSTMPSKGKRRRKKKPAQEISVPLTNLMTEPTATFSLSLSDKLKEKDENLDRISSFINSDSIQRVGTIRNMFEKKSKELHSEKRATREKLFSGVTRALKLHRINTKPAKRSSSMRSPTASPLPSPTAKPTRGESLRVSNTHHPSGVQHSHTTTSNFQKPTVQPTNNFKSSIQVDDKKSKKKSKGKKLKLTKADISMPSGFKHVGHVGWDPNKGFDMNNMDPDVKELFTSAGITEKDMQDQEKAQFIYDFIEQRGGLEAVKKEKRTQGQGPPPPPPTRGGAPPPPSRGPAPPPPERSMGRQHAAPPPPQRHQPQARSGPLPPPPPTSRHGPPPPPPSIPSTGPPPPPVNSNILAPPAPAPPPPPPMNVSIQPPPPAAPSISSGRGALLDQIREGNPGLKPPSESQSSAPPPSGGRGALLDAIRKGKKLKSLSDADPDEKESVAPQTSEESGLAGALARALQNREKAIHTDSESGSDNDFDDDDDWDD